One genomic segment of Aquipluma nitroreducens includes these proteins:
- a CDS encoding response regulator has protein sequence MKFKNKILVIDDDPIQSKIIHDILTSQNYDVCLAKNGAMGIQKAFEYNPDLILCDIIMNPIDGYQVYNVLKESSLLDQVPFIFITSNSDLNDIRRGMILGADDYFVKPFKSEELIITIEKRLRKYLKLKEIGKREFNTVFRISPNGIFLFDGNAIINVNPALIEMLGLNSDQLKYKTIEDFIDTVSYLKIEEKINQCSKGILDSFTENVFLKTKEKGLLEACLHISVYERFSSYSLMLGLFTPIQDNSDENDGFLSGVFGKLKKEKMVVNESFERNLTQVLAHPDVKVECRGHGFFSKREIEVLCLSMEGLPMKQIADKLSISDRTVEKHRANLMEKTNSKNMIEVIVFALRNNLIEI, from the coding sequence ATGAAATTTAAAAATAAAATATTGGTCATCGATGATGACCCGATTCAATCAAAAATAATTCACGATATACTTACATCACAAAATTACGATGTTTGCCTGGCTAAAAATGGAGCAATGGGTATTCAGAAAGCATTTGAATACAATCCAGACTTGATTTTGTGTGATATTATTATGAATCCAATCGATGGTTATCAGGTATATAATGTTTTAAAAGAAAGTTCATTACTTGATCAGGTTCCTTTCATTTTTATTACGAGCAATTCTGATTTGAATGACATTCGACGTGGAATGATTTTGGGTGCGGATGATTATTTTGTAAAACCGTTTAAAAGTGAGGAGCTTATTATTACCATTGAAAAGAGATTAAGAAAATACCTAAAATTGAAAGAAATTGGTAAACGTGAGTTTAATACTGTATTTAGAATATCACCAAACGGAATTTTTCTTTTTGATGGAAATGCCATTATAAATGTTAATCCTGCTTTGATTGAAATGTTGGGTCTGAATTCGGATCAATTGAAATACAAGACAATAGAAGATTTTATAGATACGGTTTCGTATCTTAAAATTGAAGAAAAGATTAATCAGTGCTCAAAGGGAATACTCGATTCGTTCACGGAAAATGTATTTCTGAAAACTAAGGAAAAAGGATTGCTTGAAGCTTGTCTTCACATTTCTGTATACGAAAGGTTTTCCAGCTACTCCCTGATGCTAGGTCTTTTTACCCCAATTCAAGATAACAGCGATGAAAATGATGGGTTTTTATCTGGCGTTTTTGGAAAACTAAAGAAAGAAAAAATGGTGGTGAATGAATCTTTTGAAAGAAATCTGACTCAAGTATTAGCTCACCCAGATGTTAAAGTGGAGTGTCGGGGACATGGCTTCTTTTCTAAACGCGAGATCGAAGTACTTTGCCTTTCGATGGAAGGACTGCCGATGAAACAAATCGCCGATAAATTGTCGATTTCTGATCGCACGGTTGAAAAGCATCGTGCAAATCTCATGGAAAAGACCAACTCCAAAAATATGATTGAAGTAATTGTCTTTGCACTTCGTAATAATTTAATCGAAATTTAA
- a CDS encoding DUF5916 domain-containing protein, whose product MRLRSVFYSVPFLFFSIIVVAQTPEKYNLSVDSTVNRLAGTKRVYVATRINNRPKIDGKLNDACWNTGVWAGGFTQQIPNQGKLPSQDTEIKILYDNNNLYVGFKCYDKGPGKIRPILSRRDEMAGDIAGIALDSYHDKQTAYEFNVAASGQKVDLVHLGAYNWDFNWDAVWDGKARVSDSIWTSELEIPFSQIHFAPGKEQIWGMHIWRWIDRFNEESQWKLIPIDAPAMVYLFGELRGIEGVKPKTNYEFLPYLNTRFSPNTDQKNKMIYGAGLNGKIGLNSGFTLDYAFNPDFGQVEADPSVLNLTNYEVFNEEKRPFFLEGNTILDYSMNGDMLFYSRRIGHAPSYYPDLEDNQILSISDNTPILSALKLTGKTKSGLSVGVVQSITAKENATIYTGDSKSKMAVEPFTNFMVGRIKQDFNKGNTVLGGMVTSTYRNIDDDHLNFLSKSALAGGIDFQHNWKKRKYFVDFKGFFSDIQGDKQAISNLQLSPVHYFQRVDADYLEYNPDRTSLSGWGGLLSGGKRSGKFRATGSLNWRSPGVDFNDVGYLYQSDMVNELVNLKYTVSKPKGIVRSYFVEFEQEHDWSYGFENTLDRLKLHGYLQLNNLWSAHLNLKRYYNIYDTRELRGGPNLYKDGYNDIELFIQTNSVKKFWTGLGPRFKFFSDKISSTSYFTLFFKWQINDRFNITSRTILDHSIDHHQFVRQAIDVIGNSHYLVGTIDRNTLSSTLRFEYYISPEISIQYYGNPYASTGTYTNFREVADASNQSLEKRYVSLDNSALINNRYTLNRNNVTTYNIANPDFNFQEFRSNLVGRWEFRPGSTLYLVWTNTRSSYSDQLNQSIWKSFGNIMNVKAENVFMLKFSYWFSL is encoded by the coding sequence TGATGGAAAGCTAAATGATGCCTGCTGGAATACTGGTGTTTGGGCTGGTGGATTTACACAACAGATTCCTAATCAAGGAAAGTTACCCTCTCAAGACACTGAAATTAAAATTTTATACGATAATAATAACCTTTATGTGGGATTTAAGTGCTACGATAAAGGTCCGGGGAAAATACGACCAATTTTGAGCCGGAGAGATGAAATGGCTGGCGATATTGCTGGTATTGCTCTCGATTCGTATCATGATAAACAGACTGCCTATGAGTTTAATGTTGCAGCATCGGGGCAAAAAGTAGATTTAGTTCATTTGGGTGCATACAACTGGGATTTTAACTGGGATGCCGTTTGGGATGGAAAAGCAAGGGTTTCTGATTCGATCTGGACTTCTGAATTGGAGATTCCATTCAGCCAAATCCACTTTGCTCCAGGGAAAGAGCAAATATGGGGTATGCATATTTGGCGTTGGATCGACCGCTTTAACGAAGAAAGTCAATGGAAGTTAATACCAATTGATGCACCTGCAATGGTTTATCTTTTTGGAGAATTACGCGGAATTGAAGGTGTTAAACCGAAGACCAACTATGAGTTCCTGCCATATTTGAATACCCGTTTCAGTCCAAATACTGACCAGAAAAATAAAATGATTTACGGAGCTGGGTTGAATGGAAAAATTGGCCTGAATTCTGGCTTCACGCTCGATTACGCGTTTAATCCAGATTTTGGTCAGGTTGAAGCCGATCCCTCAGTGCTCAATCTAACCAATTATGAAGTTTTTAATGAAGAAAAAAGGCCTTTTTTTCTGGAAGGAAATACTATTCTCGATTATAGTATGAATGGAGATATGCTGTTTTACAGTCGACGGATTGGCCATGCCCCAAGCTATTACCCGGATCTGGAAGATAATCAAATCCTCTCAATATCAGATAATACTCCCATTTTAAGCGCTTTAAAATTGACCGGAAAAACCAAGAGCGGTTTATCTGTAGGCGTGGTACAAAGTATTACAGCAAAAGAGAATGCTACCATCTACACTGGTGATTCAAAATCGAAAATGGCAGTTGAGCCATTTACTAATTTTATGGTTGGTCGAATAAAACAAGATTTTAATAAAGGAAATACCGTATTAGGTGGTATGGTAACTTCAACATACAGGAATATTGACGATGATCACCTAAACTTTCTTTCCAAATCAGCTTTAGCCGGAGGAATCGACTTTCAGCATAACTGGAAGAAACGTAAATATTTTGTAGATTTTAAGGGGTTTTTTAGTGATATACAAGGCGATAAACAGGCAATTTCGAATTTGCAACTTTCGCCAGTGCATTATTTCCAACGAGTTGATGCCGACTATCTGGAGTATAATCCGGATAGAACAAGTCTTTCGGGATGGGGCGGTTTACTAAGTGGTGGAAAACGAAGTGGAAAATTCAGGGCAACTGGTTCTTTGAACTGGCGTTCTCCCGGTGTTGATTTCAACGATGTGGGATATTTGTATCAGTCCGATATGGTAAACGAACTGGTTAATCTGAAATATACTGTTAGTAAACCAAAGGGAATTGTGAGGAGTTACTTCGTTGAATTTGAGCAGGAGCACGATTGGAGTTATGGTTTCGAAAATACCCTTGATCGTTTAAAATTACATGGTTACCTTCAGCTAAATAACCTTTGGAGTGCACATCTGAACCTAAAAAGGTACTACAATATTTATGATACACGAGAGTTACGCGGTGGACCAAATTTGTACAAAGATGGTTATAATGACATCGAACTTTTTATACAAACAAACTCGGTAAAAAAATTCTGGACCGGATTGGGTCCAAGATTCAAATTCTTCTCCGATAAAATTTCGAGTACTTCTTATTTTACACTCTTTTTTAAATGGCAGATCAATGATCGGTTCAATATTACATCTCGAACTATACTAGATCACTCCATTGATCATCATCAGTTTGTGAGACAAGCAATCGATGTGATCGGAAATTCGCACTATCTCGTCGGTACAATCGATCGTAATACACTTTCTTCAACACTTCGTTTTGAATATTATATATCGCCTGAAATATCTATTCAATACTACGGAAATCCGTATGCTTCAACCGGAACCTATACAAATTTCAGGGAAGTTGCTGACGCATCTAATCAATCATTGGAAAAGCGTTACGTCAGTCTGGATAATTCTGCCTTGATAAACAATCGCTATACTTTAAATAGAAACAATGTTACTACTTATAACATTGCAAATCCCGATTTTAACTTTCAGGAGTTCCGGTCAAATTTGGTAGGACGTTGGGAATTCAGACCAGGATCGACCTTATATTTAGTTTGGACAAATACCCGTTCCAGTTATTCCGATCAATTGAATCAGTCGATTTGGAAGAGTTTTGGAAATATCATGAATGTAAAAGCTGAAAATGTATTCATGCTTAAATTTAGCTACTGGTTTTCTTTATAA
- a CDS encoding curlin repeat-containing protein: protein MKNILIKSIVFVFLISITCISSAFKISKHKEILKAKTSVCSVGNNVEADTITNYSININGKQDLVTIKTDSLTVQTTESIANQSIGSNSIEINGQGNTVAISQENKNDKVVVSQNGNNNSVNISQSSHQP, encoded by the coding sequence ATGAAAAATATATTAATTAAAAGTATTGTATTTGTCTTTTTAATAAGTATCACATGTATATCTTCCGCGTTTAAAATCTCTAAACACAAAGAGATTTTAAAAGCAAAAACTTCAGTTTGTTCAGTTGGAAACAATGTAGAGGCTGACACGATCACCAATTACTCCATCAATATCAATGGCAAGCAAGATTTGGTTACGATTAAAACTGATTCACTAACTGTACAAACAACCGAGTCTATTGCTAATCAATCAATAGGCAGCAACTCCATTGAAATTAACGGGCAGGGCAACACCGTTGCAATAAGTCAGGAAAATAAAAATGACAAAGTAGTTGTTTCTCAAAACGGAAATAACAACAGCGTTAATATTTCACAATCCAGTCATCAACCATAA
- a CDS encoding MATE family efflux transporter produces the protein MKFSDYIPVYRKNLTLAIPVIFSQLGQVTVNLADNMMVGHVGTTELAAASFAINIFHIGMLFGLGLTLGLTPLVGQSFSARNKRNTASWFKNGVLVYFAASIVLSIFMSVLVLFMNRMGQSDEVVQKAIPYYLIQVSSLVPLMLFFSVKQFFEGIGNTKIAMVITIGANLLNIGLNYVLIYGEMGFPALGLNGAGYATLISRIIMPIVFVLIILKQKDFKGYLTDALHSGFEKLKIRRIISIGLPIGLQMVIEILAFSLGAIMLGWISKESLAGHQVAISMAAMTYMISFGLASGTTIRVSHAFGEHDLKEVKHAVFASLHMVIVFMSLMGILFVLLRNQVPLLFTSDPAVIKVAAGLLIVGAFFQIFDGIQVVLLGALRGIADVRIPMFMAFFSYIVVSLPISYLLAFVFNFGYSGVWIGFIFGLSTAAILFGLRLRNQIRKFS, from the coding sequence GTGAAGTTCTCCGACTATATTCCTGTTTACAGGAAAAATCTGACTTTGGCAATCCCTGTTATCTTTTCGCAACTTGGGCAGGTCACTGTTAATTTGGCTGATAATATGATGGTTGGGCATGTTGGCACTACAGAGCTGGCAGCGGCCTCATTTGCCATTAATATTTTTCATATAGGAATGTTGTTTGGCCTTGGTTTAACCCTCGGGCTTACCCCTTTGGTGGGTCAATCTTTTAGTGCCCGAAATAAAAGGAATACAGCTAGTTGGTTTAAAAATGGTGTATTGGTTTACTTTGCGGCCTCCATCGTTTTGAGCATATTTATGTCGGTGCTTGTTTTGTTTATGAACCGGATGGGACAAAGTGATGAAGTTGTTCAAAAGGCAATTCCATATTATTTGATTCAGGTTTCTTCCTTAGTACCGTTGATGCTCTTCTTTTCAGTTAAACAGTTCTTCGAAGGAATTGGAAATACTAAAATCGCAATGGTAATTACAATTGGAGCCAACCTACTCAATATCGGATTAAACTATGTTCTTATTTATGGGGAAATGGGGTTTCCGGCCTTGGGACTTAATGGTGCCGGTTATGCTACACTCATTTCCAGAATTATTATGCCCATTGTGTTTGTATTGATAATTTTAAAGCAGAAAGATTTTAAAGGTTATCTGACAGATGCTCTACATTCAGGATTCGAGAAACTAAAGATCAGAAGAATCATTTCAATCGGTCTGCCAATCGGGTTGCAAATGGTTATTGAAATTCTGGCATTCAGCCTTGGGGCAATCATGTTAGGCTGGATATCGAAAGAATCACTTGCTGGGCACCAGGTCGCCATCAGCATGGCAGCAATGACCTATATGATCTCTTTTGGGCTGGCTTCGGGCACGACGATACGCGTGAGCCATGCATTTGGAGAACACGATCTGAAAGAAGTTAAGCATGCTGTTTTCGCATCGTTGCATATGGTTATTGTATTCATGTCATTGATGGGAATTCTTTTTGTACTTCTCCGGAATCAAGTGCCCTTATTGTTTACATCCGATCCTGCTGTTATAAAAGTTGCCGCCGGATTGCTTATTGTTGGTGCTTTCTTTCAGATTTTTGACGGAATTCAGGTTGTTTTGCTCGGAGCCCTTCGTGGAATTGCCGATGTCAGGATTCCTATGTTTATGGCCTTTTTCTCCTACATTGTGGTGAGTCTGCCTATTAGTTATCTGTTAGCTTTTGTATTCAATTTCGGCTATTCGGGAGTCTGGATCGGTTTTATATTTGGACTTTCAACGGCTGCTATTTTATTTGGACTGAGGCTTAGAAATCAGATCCGTAAATTTAGTTAA
- a CDS encoding Ig-like domain-containing protein, which translates to MRERKNPKIRKNKVYFRIFGTALSIVLIAVFINGCTNEVLKDETVADPNLNVSIAETFPANQADTVVINPVIAVTFKSAASTSDVSASTLILKEGTIPVTGTVTTSGKTINFTPSTDLKPETDYTATIKSPKSSNHDSGEHSWSFRTGKHRQNNSLSVVSVTPLKSAIEVATNVKPTVTFNQEMTSSMTKLVTISLWQGTTAVIGTLTFSGKTATFSPTNALSAKLVYTGKVVFGTKSSSDDDDEDDDNNKSASTYTWSFTTVGSGPDVTLPTVLSVVPTNNASAIALNSKITVTFSEAMNSTTINTTSFTLKQGSTNVAGTVAYSGTSASFTPSSALAANTIYTGTITTGAKDAAGNAIASNYTWSFTTAPTAPVDVTPPTVISVLPTNNATNVGANTHPTVTFSEAMNTTTINTTSFTLKQGSTNVAGTVAYSGTSASFTPSSALAANTVYTGTITTGAKDAAGNAIASNYTWSFTTAPTAPVISFATEVLPILQSKCMPCHGATSPTAGISITNYTTVSKLSNSQIDNSSMYPKMGVTAAEQATIKAWIAAGRLNN; encoded by the coding sequence ATGAGAGAGAGAAAAAATCCAAAAATTAGAAAAAACAAGGTTTATTTCAGAATTTTCGGTACAGCTTTAAGTATTGTTTTAATAGCTGTTTTTATTAATGGATGTACGAATGAAGTACTAAAGGATGAGACTGTTGCTGATCCAAATCTAAATGTATCAATAGCAGAAACATTTCCAGCCAATCAGGCTGATACGGTTGTTATTAATCCGGTTATTGCAGTTACCTTTAAAAGTGCTGCAAGTACCTCAGATGTATCAGCATCTACTTTAATTTTAAAAGAAGGAACCATTCCGGTTACAGGAACTGTAACGACATCAGGGAAAACGATTAATTTCACGCCCTCAACAGATCTGAAACCAGAAACCGACTACACTGCAACGATCAAATCTCCAAAGTCCTCCAACCATGATTCTGGAGAACATTCATGGTCATTTAGAACGGGTAAGCACCGGCAAAACAATTCACTTTCAGTCGTTTCGGTAACCCCTCTTAAAAGTGCAATTGAAGTAGCTACAAATGTCAAGCCTACTGTTACATTTAACCAGGAAATGACATCATCGATGACTAAATTAGTAACTATTAGCCTATGGCAAGGAACAACCGCTGTGATTGGTACATTAACTTTTTCAGGAAAAACAGCAACATTTAGTCCAACGAATGCTTTATCAGCAAAGTTGGTATATACCGGTAAAGTTGTTTTCGGAACGAAAAGTAGCAGTGATGATGATGATGAAGATGATGATAATAATAAATCGGCAAGCACTTATACATGGAGCTTCACAACAGTTGGAAGTGGTCCTGATGTAACTCTGCCAACAGTTCTATCAGTTGTTCCCACAAATAATGCTTCAGCAATTGCATTAAACAGCAAGATTACAGTAACTTTCAGTGAAGCGATGAATTCAACTACGATTAATACAACCAGCTTCACATTGAAACAGGGTTCAACAAATGTTGCTGGAACTGTAGCTTATTCAGGAACATCTGCTTCATTCACACCGTCGAGTGCACTGGCAGCTAATACTATTTATACCGGAACGATTACAACCGGTGCGAAAGATGCCGCTGGAAATGCAATAGCAAGCAATTATACCTGGAGTTTTACTACAGCCCCGACAGCTCCGGTTGATGTAACTCCACCAACGGTGATTTCAGTTCTCCCGACTAATAATGCTACAAACGTGGGTGCAAACACTCACCCAACAGTAACTTTCAGTGAAGCGATGAATACAACTACTATTAATACAACCAGCTTCACATTGAAACAGGGTTCAACAAATGTTGCTGGAACTGTAGCTTATTCAGGAACATCTGCCTCATTCACTCCGTCGAGTGCACTGGCAGCTAATACTGTTTATACCGGAACGATTACAACTGGAGCGAAAGATGCCGCTGGAAATGCAATTGCAAGCAATTACACATGGAGTTTTACTACAGCCCCGACAGCTCCGGTAATTTCATTTGCAACTGAGGTTTTGCCGATTCTACAAAGTAAATGTATGCCTTGTCACGGTGCAACCAGTCCAACTGCAGGTATAAGCATAACAAATTATACTACAGTCTCAAAATTAAGTAATAGTCAGATTGATAACTCATCGATGTACCCCAAAATGGGTGTAACCGCTGCTGAACAAGCAACTATCAAGGCATGGATCGCTGCCGGAAGACTTAATAATTAA